From a region of the Megalops cyprinoides isolate fMegCyp1 chromosome 13, fMegCyp1.pri, whole genome shotgun sequence genome:
- the LOC118788247 gene encoding GRAM domain-containing protein 2A-like, translated as MADHQETEDVGLLPPQDLPDPPREEDTHGPLQLRQGIMLQLIDDLSYEDVKKCYRGSTVSKYNGQYHKLFQSVPQEEILMKVYSCALLRDILLQGRLYISRNWLCFYANLFGKDIKVAIPVVSVRLVKKHKTAGLVPNGLAITMDTGQKYVFVSLLSRDSVYDVLRRICTHLQVNGKKSLSLKQYLEEPITLSVDEFPVRDELPRVLKWRRKPPMASVSPSLPDLLGNSTTSLRTVDTPFQADQPIEETALEKEKNLLTEPVPELGHMEFQLLKFFILLIILLILSSCYLAFRVCSLEQQLSFLNANLALPLRER; from the exons ATGGCTGATCATCAGGAGACTGAGGATGTCGGCCTCCTGCCTCCCCAGGACCTCCCGGACCCCCCGAGAGAGGAGGATACCCATGGCCCCCTGCAGCTCAGGCAAGGCATT AT GCTCCAGCTCATTGACGACCTGTCATACGAGGATGTGAAGAAGTGTTATCGCGGATCG ACAGTGAGCAAATACAACGGCCAGTACCACAAGCTGTTCCAGAGTGTGCCACAGGAGGAGATCCTCATGAAGG tttACTCTTGTGCTCTCCTGAGAGACATTCTTCTGCAAGGCCGTCTCTACATCTCCAGGAACTGGCTGTGTTTCTATGCTAACCTCTTTGGCAAAGACATCAAG GTAGCCATACCTGTAGTCTCGGTGCGGCTGgtgaagaaacacaaaacagcaggtCTGGTACCAAATGGCCTGGCCATCACCATGGACACTGGCCAGAAG TATGTCTTCGTATCCCTGTTGTCCCGGGACAGCGTGTATGATGTTCTCAGGAGGATCTGTACACACCTGCAG GTGAATGGGAAGAAGAGTCTGAGTTTGAAGCAGTATCTGGAGGAGCCAATCACCTTATCTGTG GATGAGTTCCCCGTGCGGGACGAGTTGCCGCGCGTCCTCAAATGGAGGAGGAAGCCGCCCATGGCGTCGGTGTCCCCATCACTCCCTGACCTCCTGGGAAACTCCACCACCAGCCTGAGGACTGTGGACACACCCTTTCAAGCTGATCAGCCAATCGAGG agacagcactggaaAAAGAGAAGAACCTTCTCACAGAGCCGGTACCAGAACTGGGTCACATGGAGTTCCAATTGCTCAAGTTCTTCATCctgct AATCATCCTGCTCATTCTGTCTTCCTGTTACCTGGCATTCCGAGTCTGCAGCCTGGAGCAGCAGCTCTCCTTCCTCAACGCAAACCTGGCCCTGCCACTTAGGGAAAGGTGA